From a single Oreochromis niloticus isolate F11D_XX linkage group LG3, O_niloticus_UMD_NMBU, whole genome shotgun sequence genomic region:
- the LOC112846470 gene encoding zinc finger MYM-type protein 1-like, with protein sequence MLNMVGNHDPGVKRRLEQQAKNALYTSKTIQNEIVSCLAEMVAEEIMQEVKDSAQFSVIVDETKDVSKSEQISFIVRYYYNGAIHESFLGFQEADRLDAAGLTSKIIGCLEKHGLDYRQNLVGQGYDGATVMSVQARIKEVAKYGFYIHCSAHCLNLVIVDTVQSVPDVGIFFSLLERLYTFISGSYVHQKWLTVQQEMFHGVPRELQRLSDTSWSSRHIACRSIMDRLPAILHVLEEISSENNAQRAVEAKDILVQMDLNFVGCLALFRKVLSDSNMLSEMLQSKTVDLSKAINLVESLKETMVYYRTESFFDDLWTDIVET encoded by the coding sequence ATGTTGAACATGGTAGGCAATCATGACCCTGGGGTTAAAAGGAGACTGGAACAACAAGCCAAAAATGCTTTGTACACCAGTAAAACCATCCAGAATGAAATTGTTTCATGTTTGGCTGAAATGGTTGCTGAGGAGATCATGCAAGAAGTTAAAGACAGTGCACAATTTTCAGTCATTGTAGATGAGACTAAAGATGTCAGTAAATCAGAGCAAATTTCTTTTATAGTTAGATACTACTATAATGGTGCAATACACGAGAGTTTCTTGGGGTTTCAAGAGGCAGACAGACTGGATGCTGCTGGGCTGACCAGCAAGATTATtggctgtttagaaaaacatGGGCTGGACTACAGACAGAACCTTGTTGGCCAAGGGTATGATGGAGCAACTGTGATGAGTGTACAAGCTAGGATAAAGGAGGTGGCAAAGTATGGTTTCTACATTCACTGTAGTGCCCACTGCTTAAACCTTGTCATAGTAGATACAGTCCAAAGTGTGCCTGATgtaggaatttttttttctttgctagaACGATTATACACATTCATATCTGGATCTTACGTCCATCAGAAATGGCTAACAGTGCAGCAGGAAATGTTTCATGGGGTACCAAGAGAACTGCAGCGCCTTAGTGATACAAGTTGGTCTTCTAGACATATAGCATGTCGCAGTATCATGGACAGGTTGCCTGCAATTTTGCATGTACTAGAAGAGATCTCATCAGAGAACAATGCACAGAGAGCTGTAGAAGCAAAGGACATTCTGGTTCAAATGGATCTGAATTTTGTTGGATGCCTTGCACTCTTCAGAAAAGTATTGAGTGATTCTAATATGTTATCAGAAATGCTTCAGTCCAAAACTGTTGACCTGTCTAAGGCTATAAACCTAGTTGAATCGCTTAAGGAGACAATGGTTTATTACCGAACTGAATCCTTTTTTGATGACCTGTGGACTGATATTGTAGAAACGTGA